A stretch of Henckelia pumila isolate YLH828 chromosome 4, ASM3356847v2, whole genome shotgun sequence DNA encodes these proteins:
- the LOC140865671 gene encoding lysine histidine transporter-like 7 — MMIGEAATGGGSARIAPILDENNDVSSRTESKSEEEFVIIVPESEPPQDELEPWLPITESRKGNTFTVAFHLICSGIGVQPLLLPIALAYLGWFWGIFCLSVLFWWQLYTIWLLLNLHEPVAGIRYSTFLNLSMFAFGKKLGKLVALFPVLYLSGGTCVFYIISGGSAMNQFYRAICGNDLKCKERTLKVSEWLLVFICLATFTDLFFMNLNKLYRVSLVGSFTAVAYCSLLWVLSVSEGRLADVSGDSTMKVETTDTGARVRNVFNGIGIIALAFRGHNLVLEIQGTLPTSPTQPSRKPMWRGVTISYLLIAMCMYPLVIVGHWAYGSKVIVNGGILDAFTKFHQIHTSNYIMGAIYFLTSINSLCAFQIYAMPVHDNLEHIYISKKKKPCPRWLRCGIKIFFGGLTYFVAKAFPFLPSLGAIIGSIAVSCGLPSIKKPRTLGNMWCVNISVGLLGVVLSLVLLSSAIWSLIVTGLDSNFFKPRQ, encoded by the exons ATGATGATCGGAGAAGCGGCTACTGGCGGCGGGTCAGCTAGAATCGCACCGATTCTGGATGAAAACAACGACGTATCAAGCAGGACAGAAAGCAAATCCGAAGAAGAGTTTGTTATAATTGTGCCAGAAAGTGAACCGCCTCAAGATGAGCTAGAGCCATGGCTACCCATTACCGAATCGAGAAAGGGCAACACTTTCACTGTAGCGTTCCATTTGATATGTTCTGGAATAGGAGTGCAGCCTCTTCTACTCCCCATCGCCTTAGCGTATCTCGGATG GTTCTGGGGCATTTTTTGTTTGAGTGTTCTATTTTGGTGGCAGCTCTATACAATATGGCTTCTTCTCAATCTCCACGAACCGGTTGCCGGAATCCGTTACAGCACATTTCTGAACCTCTCGATGTTTGCCTTCG GTAAAAAACTGGGGAAGCTGGTAGCGCTATTCCCTGTACTGTACCTGTCTGGCGGCACATGTGTTTTCTACATAATCAGCGGTGGCAGCGCAATGAACCAATTCTACCGCGCCATCTGCGGAAACGACCTCAAATGCAAGGAAAGAACTTTAAAAGTTTCTGAATGGCTTCTAGTGTTCATATGTTTGGCCACCTTCACTGATCTCTTCTTCATGAATCTCAACAAACTATACCGTGTTTCCCTGGTCGGGTCCTTCACAGCAGTTGCATATTGCAGCCTTCTGTGGGTTCTGTCGGTCAGCGAGGGCCGCCTGGCTGATGTTTCTGGCGATTCAACGATGAAGGTGGAAACTACCGACACTGGTGCAAGAGTTCGGAATGTGTTCAATGGTATCGGAATCATTGCTCTTGCTTTCCGAGGACATAATCTCGTGCTCGAGATACAG GGGACTCTGCCTACCAGTCCAACACAGCCTTCGCGTAAGCCCATGTGGAGAGGGGTTACTATTTCATATCTACTGATTGCTATGTGTATGTATCCGCTGGTAATTGTTGGGCACTGGGCTTACGGAAGTAAG GTGATCGTGAACGGAGGAATTCTTGATGCCTTCACAAAGTTTCACCAGATCCATACATCAAACTACATAATGGGGGCCATATATTTCTTAACATCGATCAACAGTCTGTGCGCCTTCCAAATCTACGCCATGCCCGTGCACGACAACTTGGAACACATCTACATCAGCAAGAAAAAGAAGCCATGCCCGAGATGGCTCCGGTGTGGCATCAAAATCTTTTTCGGAGGATTAACGTATTTCGTAGCAAAAGCTTTCCCGTTTCTACCGAGCTTAGGAGCCATCATAGGCTCGATCGCTGTTTCATGTGGGTTGCCATCCATCAAGAAGCCCCGAACACTCGGTAACATGTGGTGCGTAAACATTAGCGTTGGCTTATTAGGTGTAGTGTTGAGCTTGGTATTACTCAGCTCAGCTATTTGGTCTTTAATAGTTACTGGGTTAGATAGCAACTTCTTCAAGCCCAGGCAGTAG
- the LOC140865672 gene encoding uncharacterized protein isoform X1 yields MGVAMHAKSDSEVTSIEASTPPRSPRRPLYYVQSPSHSQHDLEKMSYGSSPFGSPTHHFQYHCSPIHHSRESSTSRYSASLKNPGEIGNGGGWRRIQRKYDELGDHEEAEDGEEYDEGDAKDGGQVRFYAVCFVFSFVALFTTFSLILWGASLAYKPNIIVKNILFENFNVQAGMDNSGVPTDMLSLNSTVKIFYRNPSTFFGVHVTSTPLQLYYFDLKVASGQMSNFYQSRKSQRTVMPVVEGHQVPLYGGIPLLSGAKGHLESTPVPLNLTFVMRSRAYILGRLVKTKFYRSVLCQVVVRGTHLGKPLNLTKSQSCVYRS; encoded by the exons ATGGGGGTGGCGATGCATGCCAAGTCCGACTCCGAAGTCACCAGCATCGAGGCTTCCACGCCGCCGAGGTCTCCGCGGCGGCCGCTGTACTACGTGCAGAGCCCGTCCCACTCGCAGCACGATCTGGAGAAAATGTCGTACGGGTCGAGCCCGTTCGGCTCCCCGACCCACCATTTCCAGTACCACTGCTCACCCATCCACCACTCACGTGAGTCCTCCACTTCAAGATACTCTGCTTCGCTGAAGAACCCCGGAGAAATCGGAAACGGCGGCGGGTGGCGGAGGATTCAAAGGAAGTACGATGAGCTGGGGGATCATGAAGAGGCGGAGGACGGTGAAGAATATGATGAAGGAGACGCCAAGGACGGTGGGCAAGTGAGGTTTTACGCTGTGTGCTTTGTGTTTTCGTTCGTGGCTCTGTTTACGACGTTTTCTTTGATTCTTTGGGGTGCAAGTCTCGCTTACAAGCCCAACATCATCGTCAAG AACATTTTGTTTGAGAATTTCAATGTTCAAGCGGGAATGGACAACTCTGGGGTACCCACGGATATGTTATCTTTGAATTCGACGGTCAAGATCTTTTACCGGAACCCATCCACATTCTTTGGCGTCCACGTCACCTCCACTCCTCTCCAGCTTTACTATTTTGACCTCAAGGTGGCTTCGGGTCAG ATGAGCAACTTCTACCAGTCCCGCAAGAGTCAGCGAACCGTGATGCCGGTGGTCGAGGGGCATCAGGTGCCGCTCTATGGCGGGATCCCGCTGCTCAGCGGCGCCAAAGGCCATCTGGAGAGCACCCCCGTGCCGCTGAACCTGACGTTCGTGATGCGATCGAGGGCCTACATTCTGGGGAGGCTGGTGAAGACTAAGTTCTACAGGAGTGTCTTGTGTCAAGTTGTCGTGAGAGGTACTCATCTGGGCAAGCCTCTTAATTTGACCAAATCTCAATCCTGTGTTTATCGTTCATGA
- the LOC140865672 gene encoding uncharacterized protein isoform X2 produces the protein MGVAMHAKSDSEVTSIEASTPPRSPRRPLYYVQSPSHSQHDLEKMSYGSSPFGSPTHHFQYHCSPIHHSRESSTSRYSASLKNPGEIGNGGGWRRIQRKYDELGDHEEAEDGEEYDEGDAKDGGQVRFYAVCFVFSFVALFTTFSLILWGASLAYKPNIIVKNILFENFNVQAGMDNSGVPTDMLSLNSTVKIFYRNPSTFFGVHVTSTPLQLYYFDLKVASDEQLLPVPQESANRDAGGRGASGAALWRDPAAQRRQRPSGEHPRAAEPDVRDAIEGLHSGEAGED, from the exons ATGGGGGTGGCGATGCATGCCAAGTCCGACTCCGAAGTCACCAGCATCGAGGCTTCCACGCCGCCGAGGTCTCCGCGGCGGCCGCTGTACTACGTGCAGAGCCCGTCCCACTCGCAGCACGATCTGGAGAAAATGTCGTACGGGTCGAGCCCGTTCGGCTCCCCGACCCACCATTTCCAGTACCACTGCTCACCCATCCACCACTCACGTGAGTCCTCCACTTCAAGATACTCTGCTTCGCTGAAGAACCCCGGAGAAATCGGAAACGGCGGCGGGTGGCGGAGGATTCAAAGGAAGTACGATGAGCTGGGGGATCATGAAGAGGCGGAGGACGGTGAAGAATATGATGAAGGAGACGCCAAGGACGGTGGGCAAGTGAGGTTTTACGCTGTGTGCTTTGTGTTTTCGTTCGTGGCTCTGTTTACGACGTTTTCTTTGATTCTTTGGGGTGCAAGTCTCGCTTACAAGCCCAACATCATCGTCAAG AACATTTTGTTTGAGAATTTCAATGTTCAAGCGGGAATGGACAACTCTGGGGTACCCACGGATATGTTATCTTTGAATTCGACGGTCAAGATCTTTTACCGGAACCCATCCACATTCTTTGGCGTCCACGTCACCTCCACTCCTCTCCAGCTTTACTATTTTGACCTCAAGGTGGCTTCGG ATGAGCAACTTCTACCAGTCCCGCAAGAGTCAGCGAACCGTGATGCCGGTGGTCGAGGGGCATCAGGTGCCGCTCTATGGCGGGATCCCGCTGCTCAGCGGCGCCAAAGGCCATCTGGAGAGCACCCCCGTGCCGCTGAACCTGACGTTCGTGATGCGATCGAGGGCCTACATTCTGGGGAGGCTGGTGAAGACTAA